One window of Aspergillus oryzae RIB40 DNA, chromosome 3 genomic DNA carries:
- a CDS encoding putative RNA binding protein MSSP-2 (RRM domain): MAPQHSGDVLTPLLGALNLQAQRPKYPFVFLPDQMPQIPQIPQVPYMYPNVLPYPTLPYLVNCNEEQKNESLSLPFQMMKTPNGYILQDLESLTQQDPPIPRAVPAMWTNPSDLTLAKCLENREGITNVYIRGFLPETTDEMLYAYASRFGKIDRCKAIVDLDTGLCKGSGSFGFVQYYNFESCENCIRGFFYLGYQASFAQKSRNSRLKDLEDKTSTNIYCTNIPNDWTEAVSQLIFPSLLG; the protein is encoded by the exons ATGGCTCCTCAGCACTCGGGTGATGTCTTGACCCCTCTCCTCGGCGCCTTGAATCTTCAAGCACAGCGTCCAAAATACCCTTTTGTGTTTCTCCCGGATCAGATGCCTCAGATACCGCAGATACCTCAGGTGCCATATATGTACCCAAATGTTCTTCCATACCCTACCCTTCCTTATCTGGTGAACTGTAAtgaggagcagaagaacgAAAGCCTCAGCCTTCCTTTTCAGATGATGAAAACTCCCAACGGTTACATCCTCCAAGACCTGGAGAGTCTGACACAGCAGGATCCCCCGATTCCACGGGCAGTGCCTGCAATGTGGACCAATCCGTCCGATCTTACCCTCGCCAAATGCCTCGAGAATCGTGAGGGTATTACCAATGTTTACATCCGAGGTTTCCTGCCGGAGACGACCGATGAGATGCTCTACGCATATGCATCCCGCTTCGGAAAGATTGATCGTTGCAAGGCGATCGTGGATTTGGATACGGGCCTTTGCAAAGG AAGCGGTAGCTTTGGCTTCGTGCAATACTACAACTTCGAATCCTGCGAGAATTGCATTCGGGGTTTCTTCTATCTTGGTTATCAAGCCAGCTTTGCTCAG AAATCTCGTAACTCGCGCCTCAAGGATCTGGAAGACAAAACATCCACCAATATCTACTGCACCAACATTCCGAACGACTGGACTGAAGCGGTGAGCCAACTGATCTTCCCATCGTTATTGGGTTAA